aaaatttcatctaaaagtatgagatttttatttttatttttatagctaagaAAATTCTCTCAAACACTCTAAAAATTTTTAAAGTACTGTAAAATCTATGACTTAAATTTTCTTTCAATAATAGTGAATTCTATTGTGTTTTATGAAATGATAAGTTTAATAacattgaattttaaaatattttttaaaatttacgtTTGAGTAACAGTGTATTTGTcgttttaatacaaatcacctaaaacaacTTAGTTGAATACACCCTTCTCTAGAGGTCATATTCAATCTTCCAAACTGCCTTGCACGTTTGTTCTAGTCAATGcaatacttttttaaaattatgtctattgatttaaaaagtaaattaaaatatacgaaTCTCGTTTTCAATCCTCGTAAGGGATTTATTATGCAGCAATAATATCCATATTGCCATTAAAAAAACTAGCTCACAATATCTCACACAATCTAAATCACTTTGGTCAAatggcttcctcttcttcatcagcTACCCCAGAGTTTGATGTCTACCTGAGCTGCGCAGAAGACACCAGGAAAGGCCTGGTCTCACATCTTTATAGTTCGTTGTCTCAAAGAGGCATTACGACTTACACACGTGATGACAAGCTGGAGAAGAGAGACTCGTCCCCTGATTATGAGTTTCCTGACCAATGGAAATATACCATAGATGCAAAAGTCGCCGTTGTTGTTGTCTCGCGGAGCTATCTAGCCTCCGCTTGGTGCCTGAACGAGCTCCAGACAATACTAAACCTTCTGGACATAGGCCGTCTGTTAGTTCTGCCCATCTTCTACGAAGTCGATCCTTCAAATGTGAAAAACCAGACTGGAGAAGTCGAAGAACCCTTCAGAAAGCTTGGTGAAAAATATCCTGAGAAGGATCATGCATGGAGGATGGCTCTTATCGATGTCAGCAACCTATTCCCCCAGGATTTACATAATTTGTATACATCATCCTGAACTTATACTTTGATATATCCATGTCCATGTGTTGTTTCACTCAGTTTCATGGTTTAATTTTTCTGTTTTATCCACTACAGGAGCGGTGAAGCAGAGCTGGTCGAAGCAATTACAAAAAGAGTTGAAGTCTTTCGATACTCGGATAAGCCGAGCAATCAGAGGGAAACTTATCCATTAACAACCAAATTCAGTGGACTGGTCGGTCTGGACCGTCAAATGCTTGCACTGTACAAACTGTTAGATTTAAATTCTAACGAGGAAGTTCGGTTGATCGGGATTTGTGGTCCAGGAGGCGTTGGCAAGACGACGCTGGCGAGACTGGCCTATGAAGATCTGTCTAAAAATTTCCATGCACATGTGTTTGTAGACAACGCCAAAAACATTTATCAGCAAGACCCTGGTGAGTCATATTCACAAGAAACATTCACGTCAGGAATGATCCAAAGGTGGTCGCATAAAAAGACAAGAGGACAAAGTGTAAGCACTGGTGTGATCAAATCAACGGTTGGACACCGAAAAGGTCTCCTTGTGATTGATTGTGTGGATAGCATGGAGCAGTTAAAGGACATAGCAGACATTGTTGGTTGGTGTGGCTCAGGAAGTAGAGTCATCCTTATCACACAAGACAAGAATTTGCTAGATAAATTTGGTGTGAAGCACGTCTACGAAGTCAGCTCTCTGAGATACGATGAAGCTCTTCAACTCTTTTCTCAATCTGCATTCGAAGAGAAAAACCCTCCTACTAGTTTCGAATCACTTTCTCTTCGTGCTATCCAGGTCGCAAGCTTCCTTCCCCTGACTCTTAAAATCATCGGTTCTACTCTACAAGGCAAGGATGAAGAGGGATGGGAGAAGGAACTGCAAAAACTCGAAGGAGATCAAGAGAAAACTATTACGGAGATAATGAAGAAATGCTACGCAGGAGGAAACGAGGAAGACCAAATCCTTTCATATATCTTGTCTTAGAAGTCATCTGATTTGGTGTTGATGTTCCATAAATGAACAGCAATATCAAGTGTCAGAATGACTTTTGATAATGTATCATATAACATTATCATTATAAACTAACTATTCTGGTTTTATTTGAGCTTTTATTGTATCCATGACTCCATCATCTCAAGCTAAGCTAATGAATCCCACGTTTATGTATTCATGGTACAAAGAGGCAGCAACATGGTTAAAACTTGCTGAATATAAGCACAACTACATAGTGGAACTTTCGAAAATTTGAGTGTAAAGCTCCGACCATGGACAAATGGATTTCCTACACCCGCTCACAGCATGTGGCTtccacaatttttaattttgttaaattgtTTTGAAGGTTCGAAATATTCAATACTTATTTACTGCATGCGTGAAATCAAGCAGTTAAATAACGATCTGAAAGGATTCCATCATTGAGGAAGGTATTCTGGAACAGAGATCAAAGGCAAGTGTAGTTACTAAATCAGAGAACTCGCAAtgttatcaaaataaaaaatcaaaacaagtcATACTCTGTTTTTATGGTAAATCGGTTTGGGGACAAcgttcaaaaaataattaggcCGTAACTAGACACTACGTAGAGGACCAGCGTCAAGACGGATTATTCAGAATTTAGGAAGGGACTAGGTGTTAAcgattttttgatttattttatataaatgtttatatttatataagatattttattttttaggtttaattataaaattatttttatgaattatcataattaaatatacaaaataaaataaaattagacaattttgtgaatttttacaaacattattatttaatttaataaatgtataCTCATTTAAATCGATTTAAATTGCTTTAGAAATgtttaaactaatttaaataGTTCAAACCGATTTGAGTCTTATAGATCGGATTTAGAGAAAATTGTTTTGGTTAGAGAGATTTACCACCTAGAgcaatttttaaaactacagTTAATTCCGGTTTTGCAATCGGGAACACAACCAAATCGAAAAACCAAACCGATTGTATAAAGAAACCAAACATCGGTATGATTTGGTTTACATAGttccaaacccgaaccaaagACTATATAAATTGTCACTCCTCTGCAACTATTCGCGTTCCACAAGCACTTATCTCGCCCGGTGGAAACTGAAACTGCTCCTCCCGAAGTTGAAGATGAGACTCAAGACGCAACTCTTCCATTTTATCGGCGTTTATGCTACACGGGACGTGGATGATAACCATGTGATGCCGTGTATCACTCCCTCCTTCCTCAATCTCCCGAGAAAGATAGAGATTTGGTTTGAGGTTAATCCGAATTACATCATTATCATCGTCGCGTTTCCAGTCATAACTAAACGTCGGGAACTGAAGGTAGAACGACCTCTCGCAAGAAACCATGATACATGCAGCGAAGCCTACAAACATGGGAGTTAACCTAGTCTGAGGTTGGCTGATCTTGGTACGTATCCCATGTGATTGGTTATCAAAATATCTTGGCATTTTAGTTCCAGGTAAGCAAAGAAATCTTAATACGTTGTCGCCGTTTAGAAACCGAGAGATTAGTTGCTCATCTTGTTGCAGGCTAAAGCAATGGCTAAGGTCAAGGTGTTTGATTGAATGGTTCGGTGAAACGGTCACCAGGGAACAACATCCGTGTGCATAGAGATGTTTGAGACTCTGTGGAAGCTCTTCCACTGATTTGAGCTTCTTGCAGTTATTGAGGCTGAGCGTTACCAAAGATGGTAGCTCTCTGATGCTTGCGGGGATTGCTTCAAAGTCATTACCACTGAGGTTTAAATATGTTAACTTAGTGAAATGACTAAGCTGGTTTGAGAATGACTGAACATTCTTGCAGTTGTCTAGCTCAAGCTCTTGCAAACTGTAACTGCCTACATCTTGAGAAAGTTCCACCAGTGACGTGAGGTTGGAACAGTTGGAAAGCTTGAGTGTCTGCACCTCCGTCAGCTCCGGCAACGCCTCGAGCGTGCTACAGTTAGAAAGACTGATGTATTTCAACTTAGAGAGGTTCTTCATTGATGAAGGTAGATTAGTGAAGTCATTTCCACTCAAGTCTAGTTTCTCTAGTGAACGCAACCGACAAATGTCTTCAGGGATTTTCTGGATGTTCAAGTTGATTAGTTTCAACTCCGCCAAGCAAGGGAAGCCTGAGAAGCTAATGCATTCGAAGGAGGCACCATCCTCAATGTAGCTAAACCGCTTGATGCTGAGAGATTTAAAATCATAGAAGCTTGAGATAAAAGGAAATCTTTCCTTTGGCATCATCACCATTGATTCTTCAGGTATGTGTTGCTCGGAGATCAAAGAGAGGTGCTCTGCGTTTCCCCTGAGATGCCACCACTTGATTTGTATCTTCCCTTCTATTGATAGGTTTGAAAGAGAAGTTCGTTTCTTTACTGCTCCGGGAAGCTTCATTATGACTTGCCGGCGTCGCCTAAGTCCACTCTCTGGCAGGACACTCTTTTCTGAGATATAGATAACAAGATTTCTTAAGCCATTGCAATGCGATAAATCGAGTTTTCGCAGGCAAGATAGGCCGCCAATGGACTCTGGAGGTTGCTCCAGTCCTGTACAGCCTTTCATTATCAACTCTTTTAGTCGCGTGGCCCTTGAAAGATCAGGAGTTTTGGTCAGATTCTTCGAGCCAGTAACATCTAGTATCCTCAACTGACCGAGTTCCTAGATGTaagaaacacacacaaaagacGTTTAGATATCTTAAATGCTTTGTGACACACTCTAGTTACTAACTCAATACCAATGTGTTTTGATAGCTTACCAGGGTTCCATCCCACAGACGCTCAAGCTTACTGTGACGCAGAATTATTTCAACGAGGCAATGCGGAGAGTATCCTGGAGGCAAACTTTTCATAGGATAAGCATCCCAATGTAGTAACCTGAGTTTGCTGGGAAGCATATCTGTGCCTGGAATGAACTTCAGTTTGGACTCTATATCATTCAAATCCGTGAAGGCCTTGAAGAATGTGAGACTGTTGATATCCTTAAGCACATTTCCTTTGATAGACGACGTGTGAAGCATTTTACACATGTTTAGTGCTACACCTTCCGTTGTTGTTGTACCCTGACGAGAGAATCGAGGTCAGTAGATATACGACAAGTAATGGCAAAAACCATAGAGACTAGAACAATGCAAATGTGAGAATATAAACTTCCACATCGGAAGCTTGGATATGACATAAGAGACATGTGTCAATCCAGTTATCGTCAAttggttttaaaaatttaacatgGTAACATGAAGAATCTTACTGTGTTATTTTGTAGCACGGAGATGATTGGATCAGTTTCCCACAAAATTCGTTGTCTCCAAGGCAAGAAGCCAGATTCTCGGAGCACAATATTTCTTGCTGCTTGTTCTATCAAGAGGTGCATGGTGATGCATCCATCTACAGGTGATATTTCTATGAGAGATTTCGCTTCTAAAGCGTTTGTCCTTAGAGCACCATCAACGAGAAGGTCATTTACACGCTGGAGAGAGTCTCTATTGAAGAGGCATGCAACGTGAAGAAACGCAGATTTTTCTTTGTCGTCTAAACCTCTGTAGCTAGTATCCACAATATCAATGATACTTTGATGAGGAATTGTTTCAAGAATGCGTAATGCATCTTCCCACCCTTCTATCCATGTAATCCGGCGGAGATATGTGCCGAAAGCATCGAGGGCTGAAGGAAGGCCTTGAGCAAGCCTAGAAGCACGGATTGAGAATTGGTGGTAGACATCAGAAGGAGCTTGCCCTCGTTCAAAAGCAGCTTGTTTAAAGACTTGGATGGCATCATTGCTGTCCAAAAAGCTAACATGGTATAATAGTCTTACTCCAAAGGAGTAGAGCAATCCAAAGTCTCTTGTAGTTATGATGATTCTGCTCCCTGCTCCAAACCAGTCAATCGTTTTCGCCACGGCCTGGAGCTGGTCCAAGTTGTCCACATCGTCGAGGACGACGAAAACTTTACCCTTAAGGTTGGACTTGACAGAGTTGTAACCCTTCTCCACGCACCAGAAGCTGGTCTCTTGTTTTTGGCCTTGGAGAATGGAAATAAGCTTTTCCTGTAAATACGGTAGGCCATTCTGTGCCAAGATCCTAACGTTTTCAATGAAACAGGATGAATCAAACTGACGTGAATATTCTTCGTAGAGATACTTGGCAATGGTGGTTTTGCCAATGCCTCCCATTCCCCAGATTCCTATCACACGAACCTCTTTCTCAGATTCCACACTCAGAAGAGGACTCAGCTGTTCCATGTGAACGTTCATCCCTACGATATGGCTCAAATCTAGTGGCTCCATTGAGAACAACTGATCTGAAATTTTCCCAACAATATCCGCAACCATCGTGGCCTCGTCCTCACTAGCGTGCAggacaaatacaaaaaaatgttgcctTAGATACGTTAACTTCTAATTTATTAGTTCCCAaaacatatgatatatatatatatatgtacttcAAATCAACAACTAAATCACTGGAaaatttgttattaattacaCTATGTGGCTAGCTTAGTAAGGATGAAATATGATAGATATGAGTATGCATGCACATAAAAGAGGAAAACCAGGGAAGAACCAAGATGAATGTTGCATGTGCAAAGAAGCTAATGACAAGAATACTTTCAGGAAGTATGATAGGACGAGAAAGATCACGCATGCAGGGGaattagaccatgattatcgcCTGCACGTTTTCATAggctcaaattttttttttttttgggctggttataaaaaaaaaaattgaaatgcgCACCAaacgcgggccgccacgtgttaGTGGGGCCTGCTAACAATGCAAGAAATATACCCAAGTCGATCCTTATTTCATCTCTTCTATTACCGTTTTTAACACAAAAAGTGGATCCCACCACTTAAAACCCCCTCTTGTAACCGACGATAATCATGTCCCTAGAGCATGTTTATCCAGGGTCCTTAGT
This Brassica napus cultivar Da-Ae chromosome C6, Da-Ae, whole genome shotgun sequence DNA region includes the following protein-coding sequences:
- the LOC106403284 gene encoding disease resistance protein CHS1-like, with the protein product MASSSSSATPEFDVYLSCAEDTRKGLVSHLYSSLSQRGITTYTRDDKLEKRDSSPDYEFPDQWKYTIDAKVAVVVVSRSYLASAWCLNELQTILNLLDIGRLLVLPIFYEVDPSNVKNQTGEVEEPFRKLGEKYPEKDHAWRMALIDVSNLFPQDLHNLSGEAELVEAITKRVEVFRYSDKPSNQRETYPLTTKFSGLVGLDRQMLALYKLLDLNSNEEVRLIGICGPGGVGKTTLARLAYEDLSKNFHAHVFVDNAKNIYQQDPGESYSQETFTSGMIQRWSHKKTRGQSVSTGVIKSTVGHRKGLLVIDCVDSMEQLKDIADIVGWCGSGSRVILITQDKNLLDKFGVKHVYEVSSLRYDEALQLFSQSAFEEKNPPTSFESLSLRAIQVASFLPLTLKIIGSTLQGKDEEGWEKELQKLEGDQEKTITEIMKKCYAGGNEEDQILSYILS